One window of Gilliamella sp. B3022 genomic DNA carries:
- a CDS encoding cytochrome ubiquinol oxidase subunit I, which produces MLDIVELSRLQFALTAMYHFIFVPLTLGMAFMLAIMETVYVVSGKQIWKDMTKFWGKLFGINFAVGVATGLTMEFQFGTNWSYYSHYVGDIFGAPLAIEGLMAFFLESTMVGLFFFGWDRLSRGKHLMVTWCVAFGSNFSALWILVANGWMQFPIGSDFNPINSRMEMASFFELVTNSVAQYKFVHTVAAGYLTGAMFVLSISSYYLLKKRDLPFASRSFAVAAMFGFIMSIVVAFMGDEAGHELSTVQPTKLAAIEGEWETQPAPASFNVIAFPSQKNKENLFAIEIPYLMGIMTTRSLDKQVIGLKDIINDNETRIRNGILAYSNLEKIQKGDQDPSVFKAFEDNKADLGYGYLVKRFTDRDNLTIPEATEEHIKAATEDSIPAVWPLFWAFRGMVGFGLLMILGTGLALWTTYKNKIGQKRWLHRLLLILLPSPWLACECGWFVAEYGRQPWAIQDILPTGVANSSLTPGEVLFTMVLICGLYTLFLVAEMYLMFKFARLGPSSLGTGNYYYEKTQAVSE; this is translated from the coding sequence ATGTTAGATATAGTAGAACTGTCGCGCCTTCAGTTTGCACTCACAGCAATGTATCATTTCATTTTTGTACCATTAACTTTGGGTATGGCATTTATGCTTGCAATTATGGAAACTGTATATGTTGTTAGTGGCAAGCAAATCTGGAAGGATATGACCAAATTCTGGGGTAAATTATTCGGTATTAATTTTGCCGTTGGTGTCGCTACCGGTTTAACCATGGAATTTCAATTCGGTACCAACTGGTCTTATTACTCGCACTATGTGGGGGATATTTTTGGGGCACCTCTTGCAATTGAAGGACTAATGGCATTTTTCTTGGAATCAACGATGGTTGGTTTATTCTTTTTTGGATGGGATAGACTAAGTCGTGGTAAACATTTAATGGTTACTTGGTGTGTGGCGTTTGGTTCAAACTTTTCCGCGCTTTGGATTTTAGTTGCTAATGGCTGGATGCAATTCCCTATTGGTTCAGACTTTAATCCGATAAATTCCCGTATGGAAATGGCTAGTTTCTTTGAATTAGTTACTAATTCTGTTGCTCAATATAAGTTCGTACATACTGTTGCAGCAGGATATTTAACTGGTGCGATGTTTGTTTTAAGTATTAGTTCATATTATCTTCTCAAGAAACGAGATTTACCTTTTGCAAGTCGTTCTTTTGCAGTAGCGGCCATGTTTGGTTTTATTATGTCAATTGTTGTTGCCTTCATGGGCGATGAAGCCGGACACGAATTGTCGACTGTTCAACCTACTAAACTTGCAGCAATTGAAGGTGAGTGGGAAACTCAACCTGCTCCAGCGTCATTTAATGTTATTGCATTTCCATCGCAAAAAAATAAGGAAAATTTATTTGCAATAGAAATTCCGTATCTAATGGGAATCATGACTACACGTTCGCTTGACAAGCAAGTAATTGGTTTAAAAGATATTATTAATGATAATGAAACCAGAATTCGTAATGGTATCTTAGCCTATAGTAATTTGGAAAAAATTCAAAAGGGCGATCAAGATCCCTCTGTTTTTAAAGCCTTTGAAGATAATAAAGCCGATTTAGGATATGGTTATTTGGTTAAACGCTTTACCGATCGTGATAATTTGACGATTCCTGAGGCTACTGAAGAACATATTAAAGCGGCGACCGAAGATTCAATTCCAGCTGTATGGCCTTTGTTCTGGGCATTTAGAGGAATGGTTGGTTTTGGACTATTGATGATTTTAGGCACTGGGCTAGCTTTATGGACAACTTACAAAAACAAAATTGGTCAAAAGCGTTGGTTACATCGTTTACTTCTTATATTGTTACCATCTCCATGGCTTGCTTGTGAATGTGGTTGGTTTGTTGCGGAATATGGTCGTCAACCTTGGGCAATTCAAGATATTTTACCAACTGGGGTCGCCAATTCATCGTTAACACCAGGTGAAGTATTATTTACTATGGTCTTAATTTGTGGTCTATATACGCTATTTCTAGTTGCTGAAATGTACTTGATGTTTAAATTCGCTCGATTAGGACCGAGTTCGTTGGGTACAGGCAATTATTATTACGAAAAAACACAAGCGGTATCAGAATAG
- a CDS encoding cytochrome bd oxidase small subunit, CydX/CbdX family, producing the protein MYYILWLVGVIATCMLAVVTGLWVENSSNEKETNK; encoded by the coding sequence ATGTATTATATCTTATGGTTAGTTGGAGTCATTGCAACTTGCATGCTTGCTGTTGTTACTGGACTTTGGGTTGAGAATTCTAGTAATGAAAAAGAAACGAACAAATAG
- the ybgC gene encoding tol-pal system-associated acyl-CoA thioesterase has protein sequence MKQFNWNARVYYEDTDAGGVVYHARYLAFYERARTEMLRQLDINQHKLLQEGIAFVVKKMDISYDFPARLDDMLTISTQVEQIRKASIIFKQTILNQNKQIISNADVVIACVNMTKMKPCALPKLLVLEFI, from the coding sequence ATGAAACAATTCAATTGGAATGCAAGGGTTTATTATGAAGACACAGATGCTGGCGGAGTTGTCTACCATGCTCGGTATCTTGCTTTTTATGAACGCGCTAGGACAGAGATGCTAAGACAGCTTGATATTAATCAACATAAGTTGCTACAAGAAGGTATTGCATTTGTTGTTAAAAAGATGGATATTAGCTACGACTTTCCAGCCCGTTTAGATGACATGCTAACTATCAGCACTCAGGTTGAGCAAATTCGTAAGGCGTCTATTATTTTTAAACAGACTATATTAAATCAGAATAAGCAAATTATCAGCAATGCTGATGTAGTTATTGCTTGTGTTAATATGACTAAAATGAAGCCATGTGCGCTTCCAAAGTTATTAGTTTTGGAGTTTATTTAA
- the sucD gene encoding succinate--CoA ligase subunit alpha: MSILVNKETKVICQGFTGSQGTFHSEQAIAYGTKMVGGVTPGKGGTTHLGLPVFNTVKEAVAATGATATVIYVPAAFGKDSILEAIDAGIKLIVCITEGIPTLDMLIVKEKLIQNDVTMIGPNCPGIIVPNECKIGIMPGHIHLSGKVGIVSRSGTLTYEAVKQTTDIGIGQSVCVGIGGDPIPGSDFVSILKLLEQDPDTEIIVMIGEIGGTAEEEAAEYIKKHMTKPVIAYIAGTSAPAGKRMGHAGAIISGNKGTAKEKTKALLSAGITIVSNLADIGDAVKKQFDI, from the coding sequence ATGTCAATTTTAGTTAATAAAGAAACCAAAGTTATCTGTCAAGGATTTACTGGTAGTCAAGGTACTTTCCATTCTGAACAAGCCATTGCATATGGTACAAAAATGGTTGGGGGCGTCACGCCAGGTAAAGGTGGAACAACACATTTAGGTTTGCCAGTCTTCAATACCGTTAAAGAGGCTGTTGCCGCCACCGGTGCTACAGCCACTGTTATTTATGTGCCTGCTGCATTTGGGAAAGATTCCATTTTGGAAGCCATTGATGCTGGGATAAAACTAATCGTTTGTATAACTGAAGGCATTCCAACTTTAGATATGTTAATTGTAAAAGAAAAATTGATACAAAACGACGTAACAATGATTGGACCAAACTGCCCTGGAATTATTGTACCAAACGAATGTAAAATTGGTATTATGCCAGGACATATTCATTTATCAGGCAAAGTCGGGATTGTTTCTCGTTCTGGAACGTTAACTTATGAAGCAGTTAAACAGACAACTGATATAGGTATTGGACAATCTGTTTGTGTCGGTATTGGCGGTGACCCCATTCCTGGAAGCGATTTTGTTTCAATTTTGAAATTACTTGAGCAAGATCCTGATACTGAAATTATTGTTATGATAGGTGAAATTGGTGGTACTGCTGAGGAAGAAGCCGCTGAATATATTAAAAAACATATGACTAAACCCGTTATAGCATACATTGCTGGAACCTCGGCTCCAGCAGGTAAACGTATGGGACATGCTGGTGCAATTATTTCGGGTAACAAAGGGACAGCAAAAGAAAAAACTAAAGCATTATTATCAGCTGGTATCACGATTGTTAGTAATCTTGCTGATATTGGAGATGCTGTAAAAAAACAGTTTGACATATAG
- the hslU gene encoding HslU--HslV peptidase ATPase subunit — MSEMTPREIVSELNQHIIGQDKAKRSVAIALRNRWRRMQLDEALRHEVTPKNILMIGPTGVGKTEIARRLAKLARAPFIKVEATKFTEVGYVGKEVDSIIRDLTDSAVKMIRQETIERNRNRAQELAEERILDVLVPPAKDGWGQVENNNDSTARQAFRKKLREGALDDKEIEIEVAGVNIGVEIMAPPGMEEMTSQLQSMFQNLGGQKTKARKMKIKDAFKQLIEEEAAKLVNPDDLKHEAIEAVEQNGIVFIDEIDKVCKRGNSSGPDVSREGVQRDLLPLVEGCTVSTKHGSVKTDHILFIASGAFQTANPSDLIPELQGRLPIRVELQALTSEDFERILTEPNASLTVQYKALMATEGVNIDFTPDGIRKIAESAWQVNEQNENIGARRLHTVLERLMEEVSFDASELSGKTVTIDAKYVSDHLDKLVADEDLSKFIL; from the coding sequence ATGTCTGAAATGACTCCTCGCGAAATTGTAAGCGAATTAAACCAACATATTATAGGACAAGATAAAGCAAAACGTTCTGTTGCAATTGCTTTACGTAATCGCTGGCGTCGTATGCAACTTGATGAAGCATTACGTCATGAAGTCACACCGAAAAATATTCTTATGATAGGACCAACGGGTGTTGGTAAAACAGAGATTGCAAGAAGATTAGCTAAACTTGCTAGAGCTCCGTTCATTAAAGTAGAAGCGACAAAATTTACTGAAGTTGGTTATGTAGGAAAAGAAGTAGACTCAATTATTCGAGATCTAACAGACTCTGCTGTTAAGATGATTCGACAAGAAACTATTGAAAGAAATCGTAACAGAGCTCAAGAACTAGCTGAAGAGCGTATTTTAGATGTACTTGTACCACCGGCTAAAGATGGTTGGGGACAAGTTGAAAATAATAATGATTCAACAGCTCGGCAAGCATTTAGAAAAAAATTACGAGAAGGCGCACTTGACGATAAAGAAATTGAAATTGAAGTAGCTGGTGTTAATATTGGTGTTGAAATTATGGCGCCACCGGGTATGGAAGAGATGACCAGCCAACTCCAATCAATGTTTCAAAATTTAGGCGGTCAAAAAACAAAAGCTCGTAAAATGAAGATAAAAGATGCTTTCAAACAGCTCATTGAAGAAGAAGCAGCAAAATTGGTTAATCCTGATGATCTTAAGCATGAAGCAATTGAAGCTGTTGAACAAAATGGTATTGTGTTTATCGATGAAATCGATAAAGTGTGTAAAAGAGGTAATTCTTCTGGGCCAGATGTTTCGCGTGAAGGTGTTCAGCGTGATTTATTACCACTTGTTGAAGGTTGTACTGTTTCAACTAAGCATGGTTCGGTAAAAACCGATCATATTTTATTTATCGCTTCTGGTGCATTCCAAACAGCAAATCCATCAGACTTAATTCCCGAGCTTCAAGGACGTTTACCAATTCGAGTTGAATTACAAGCATTAACAAGCGAAGATTTCGAAAGAATTTTAACTGAACCTAATGCATCATTAACTGTTCAATATAAAGCGTTAATGGCAACTGAAGGTGTTAATATTGACTTCACTCCTGATGGTATTCGTAAAATTGCTGAGTCAGCCTGGCAAGTAAATGAGCAAAATGAAAATATTGGTGCTCGTAGATTGCATACTGTTCTTGAACGTCTAATGGAAGAAGTCTCATTTGATGCAAGTGAACTTAGTGGTAAAACAGTTACTATTGATGCTAAATATGTAAGTGACCATTTAGATAAACTTGTGGCGGATGAGGATCTTAGTAAGTTTATTCTATAG
- the tolR gene encoding colicin uptake protein TolR, with protein MSRRSRYSTKSEINIVPLLDVLLVLVLIFMATAPIISQSVEVDLPEASESKTVSPADNKPIIIEVSGIGVYALIIDQTRQSDLPQEQIIAEVKHQISINEKAVFLVGGAKNVPYEEIIKALNLLQSAGVKSVGLMTQPI; from the coding sequence ATGAGTAGACGTTCACGATATTCAACTAAATCTGAAATCAATATAGTTCCTTTGCTTGATGTATTATTAGTGTTGGTGCTTATTTTTATGGCCACAGCGCCAATTATAAGCCAAAGTGTTGAGGTAGATTTACCTGAAGCATCAGAATCAAAAACAGTATCTCCTGCTGATAATAAACCAATAATCATTGAAGTATCTGGTATTGGTGTATATGCTCTCATTATTGATCAAACTCGTCAATCAGATTTACCTCAGGAGCAAATTATTGCTGAGGTAAAACATCAAATTTCAATAAATGAAAAAGCTGTTTTTTTAGTTGGTGGTGCTAAGAATGTTCCTTACGAAGAAATTATAAAAGCGTTAAATTTATTGCAATCCGCAGGCGTTAAATCAGTTGGCTTGATGACTCAACCAATTTAA
- the tolQ gene encoding protein TolQ — MENLNIIDLFLQAGLLVQGVMLLLLTFSVMSWAIIFQRSKILGKAKKQIDQFENCFWASEELNILFDKAKYHKEDISGTEHIFYSGFKEFSRLYQINPNMPEAALDGASRSMRLAMNRELDNLELHIPFLGTVGSISPYIGLFGTVWGIMHAFISLGAVKQATLQMVAPGIAEALIATAIGLFAAIPAVLAYNRLTLRVSRIEQSYLNFIDEFSAILQRQAVAVRK, encoded by the coding sequence GTGGAAAATTTGAATATTATTGATCTATTTTTACAGGCAGGACTTTTGGTACAAGGTGTTATGTTATTATTACTAACATTTTCTGTAATGTCTTGGGCTATTATATTCCAACGCAGTAAAATTCTAGGAAAAGCTAAAAAGCAAATTGATCAATTCGAAAATTGTTTCTGGGCATCTGAAGAGTTGAATATTTTGTTTGATAAAGCAAAATACCATAAAGAAGACATTAGTGGTACAGAACATATTTTTTATTCAGGTTTCAAAGAATTCTCTCGTCTTTACCAAATTAATCCTAATATGCCTGAAGCTGCATTAGATGGCGCATCTCGCTCTATGCGTTTGGCAATGAATCGTGAACTCGATAATTTAGAATTACATATTCCTTTTTTAGGTACTGTAGGTTCAATTAGTCCTTATATTGGCTTATTTGGTACTGTATGGGGAATTATGCATGCATTTATCTCTTTAGGGGCAGTAAAACAGGCAACATTGCAAATGGTTGCACCAGGGATTGCTGAAGCTTTAATTGCAACGGCGATTGGTTTATTTGCTGCTATTCCAGCTGTTCTTGCTTATAATCGTTTAACATTACGTGTAAGCCGAATTGAACAGAGTTACCTTAATTTTATTGATGAATTTTCAGCTATTTTACAACGTCAAGCTGTAGCTGTTAGGAAATAA
- the hslV gene encoding ATP-dependent protease subunit HslV, with product MTTIVSVRREGQVVIGGDGQVTLGERIIMKGNARKVRRLYNNKVIAGFAGGTADAFTLFELFERKLEMHQGHLTKAAVELAKDWRTDRMLRKLEALLAVADESASLIITGTGDVIQPEDDLIAIGSGGPYAQSAARALLDNTSLSAHDIVQKSLSIAGDICVYTNNFQTIEELNY from the coding sequence ATGACAACAATAGTCAGTGTTCGCCGTGAAGGGCAAGTGGTTATTGGTGGTGATGGTCAAGTTACACTTGGTGAACGCATTATAATGAAAGGTAATGCACGTAAAGTTCGTCGTTTATATAATAATAAAGTAATTGCGGGTTTTGCTGGTGGTACTGCCGATGCTTTTACACTTTTTGAGTTATTTGAACGTAAACTTGAAATGCACCAAGGCCATTTAACTAAGGCCGCTGTCGAATTAGCCAAAGATTGGCGTACAGACAGAATGTTACGCAAATTAGAAGCATTACTTGCTGTTGCTGATGAAAGTGCCTCACTGATTATTACAGGTACTGGTGATGTTATACAACCAGAAGATGATCTTATTGCCATTGGTTCGGGTGGACCTTACGCTCAATCAGCTGCAAGGGCTTTATTAGATAATACATCATTATCTGCACATGATATCGTACAAAAATCTCTATCAATAGCTGGTGACATTTGTGTTTACACCAATAACTTCCAAACTATTGAAGAGCTCAATTACTAA
- the cydB gene encoding cytochrome d ubiquinol oxidase subunit II produces MIDYEIVRIIWWLLISVVLIAFVVTDGFDMGVGILLPFIGKTDTERRIMINAIAPHWDGNQVWLITGGAGIFAAWPMAYAVSFSGFYIAMILVLCALFFRPIGFDYRSKLENTKWRNMWDIAIFLGSFVPALVFGVAFGNLLEGVPFRFDNSYRAFYEGSFFGLLNPFALLAGIVSLMLMVAHGGAWLQMKTSGELYLRARKATQVASLIMLIAFVLAGVWVIFGIHGYEITSIIDYNGVSNPLNKTVSTDVSWLKNYMNYPILWVVPALGVLLPLFTIFCSSLNKNGLVFLSSSLTITCVLFTYGIATFPFVIPSSIMPNASLTIWDASSSQLTLNIMLGVVAIFLPIILFYTSWCYIKMFGRLDKNHIENNKHSLY; encoded by the coding sequence ATGATTGATTACGAAATTGTACGCATCATCTGGTGGCTGTTGATTAGTGTTGTTTTAATCGCTTTTGTTGTCACTGATGGTTTTGATATGGGCGTTGGTATTTTATTACCTTTTATCGGAAAAACCGATACTGAACGTCGTATAATGATAAACGCAATTGCCCCTCATTGGGATGGTAACCAAGTTTGGTTAATTACCGGTGGGGCAGGTATCTTTGCTGCTTGGCCTATGGCTTATGCTGTATCCTTTTCTGGTTTTTATATCGCAATGATTTTAGTGCTATGTGCATTATTTTTTAGACCAATTGGATTTGATTACCGTAGTAAGCTAGAAAATACTAAATGGCGGAATATGTGGGATATTGCTATTTTCTTAGGAAGCTTTGTTCCCGCACTTGTGTTTGGGGTAGCGTTTGGAAACTTATTAGAGGGTGTGCCATTTAGATTTGATAATTCTTATCGTGCCTTTTATGAAGGCTCTTTTTTTGGTCTACTTAATCCATTTGCATTATTAGCGGGTATTGTCAGCTTAATGCTTATGGTTGCCCATGGTGGTGCTTGGTTACAAATGAAGACTTCTGGAGAACTTTATCTTAGAGCTAGAAAAGCAACCCAAGTGGCAAGTTTAATTATGTTAATTGCATTCGTATTGGCTGGTGTTTGGGTTATTTTTGGCATTCATGGTTATGAAATTACTAGTATAATTGATTATAACGGTGTTTCTAACCCGTTAAATAAAACTGTATCAACAGATGTTTCTTGGCTAAAAAATTACATGAATTATCCTATTTTATGGGTAGTACCTGCGTTAGGAGTATTGTTGCCCTTGTTTACCATTTTTTGTTCTAGTTTGAATAAAAATGGGTTAGTATTTTTATCATCTTCATTAACTATTACTTGTGTATTATTTACATATGGTATTGCAACATTTCCATTTGTTATTCCATCAAGCATTATGCCAAATGCTAGTTTAACAATTTGGGACGCAAGTTCTAGTCAATTAACCCTGAATATAATGTTGGGTGTAGTGGCAATATTCTTACCAATCATTCTTTTCTATACATCATGGTGTTATATAAAAATGTTTGGGCGGTTAGATAAAAATCATATTGAAAATAATAAACATTCACTTTATTAA
- the tolA gene encoding cell envelope integrity protein TolA — MRNSKLSIPIIISIILHLILIIILGYQAMQEKDSVDYGKETGNSIDAIMIDPSVMSDQHQRHLKTKESQQQADKKREQQVADQAKELQEKQLAEQQYLKDLTKERIKIAEQLKQQEAERIAAEKAAAEKAAAERAAAERAAAEKAAAERAAAERAAAERAAAERAAAERAAAEKAAAEKAAVERAAAEKAAAEKAAVERAAAEKAAAEKAAAERAAAEKARQKAEQAKKDKALNDLLGGLTSGSPNSPSNLSGAAASRRGSSDDELAKYKALVTNAISNKFINPANVYSGKSCVLQIQIAPDGLLLNVAASGGDDALCREAVAATKLATIPKPAIGLYDKVKKMIVEFQPK, encoded by the coding sequence ATGAGAAATTCAAAATTAAGTATCCCAATTATAATATCGATTATATTACATTTAATATTAATTATTATTCTTGGTTATCAAGCTATGCAAGAAAAAGATAGTGTAGATTATGGTAAAGAGACTGGTAATAGTATAGATGCTATTATGATCGATCCTTCTGTTATGAGTGATCAACATCAGCGACATTTAAAAACAAAAGAGAGCCAGCAACAAGCTGATAAAAAAAGAGAACAGCAGGTAGCAGATCAAGCTAAAGAATTACAAGAAAAACAACTTGCTGAACAACAATATTTAAAAGACTTAACGAAAGAACGGATTAAAATTGCTGAGCAATTAAAACAACAAGAAGCAGAAAGGATAGCCGCGGAAAAAGCGGCAGCAGAGAAAGCGGCAGCAGAAAGAGCAGCAGCAGAAAGAGCAGCCGCGGAAAAAGCAGCCGCGGAAAGAGCAGCAGCAGAAAGAGCAGCAGCAGAAAGAGCAGCAGCAGAAAGAGCAGCCGCGGAAAGAGCAGCCGCGGAAAAAGCGGCGGCAGAGAAAGCGGCAGTAGAAAGGGCAGCCGCGGAAAAAGCGGCGGCAGAGAAAGCGGCAGTAGAAAGGGCAGCCGCGGAAAAAGCGGCAGCTGAGAAAGCGGCAGCAGAAAGGGCAGCCGCGGAAAAAGCAAGACAGAAGGCAGAACAGGCTAAAAAAGATAAAGCGCTTAATGATCTATTAGGCGGGCTGACTTCTGGCTCTCCAAATTCTCCAAGTAATCTAAGTGGAGCAGCGGCAAGCCGTAGAGGTTCATCCGATGATGAACTAGCTAAATACAAAGCATTAGTGACAAATGCTATAAGTAATAAATTTATAAACCCAGCTAACGTTTATAGTGGCAAAAGTTGTGTTTTACAAATTCAAATAGCGCCGGATGGGCTGTTACTTAATGTTGCCGCTAGTGGAGGTGATGATGCTTTATGTCGTGAAGCGGTTGCTGCTACTAAACTTGCAACAATACCAAAACCAGCAATTGGGCTATATGATAAAGTAAAAAAAATGATTGTTGAATTCCAACCAAAATGA
- the asmA gene encoding outer membrane assembly protein AsmA has protein sequence MIKKILVTLLILILLSAIGIVSLIVFVDPNNYRGFISNTVKDKTGYELTIDGNLRWHIWPQVSILTDSVKLSDIDAKKPILTADNMRLDVELFPLFSKKLTVKNVFIKSAIINITDESKGQVYKHKAQQQTTTDENQTSQTKQQKDSSKWAFTLNKLEVSDSTVVLQNKDDFINFRNINLAITQKTDKKIAIDVKGNIDRNQQDFSYVANADVDLALFPEKAIIDLKKFNYIYKGIDLSAKELKGNLKGVIDYYHNSKQLMSKDLSFSANENYFSGSFNANFDKKPYIDLTIASNELNFTPFIQKDKDKKTNQNITIQQTPPVVSNVINVDNELNFLNNFNAKAKLDIKKLNVNNMIFNNINVALVNNDGVATIQNISADFAKGHIAATGMANGKQKYTQIKLIPKISNIDLNTFFNQMETPNDLEGLFNANGDIELSTLSANKLLESLKGNLSINISNAKLNKININNIIENAATKYIKDVSSTENLKNYTEFSKISTTAYFNKGDLELTTLNALSPTLEVVEGSGRVGMIQKDLDINMNVKILGGWNGKSETIAKLQKLVIPMHIYGEFSKLHYQLDLGQVIKDIFNDKLQESLDKFRNKLENRNSKDDSKSNSKQKAVDMLENLLSK, from the coding sequence ATGATCAAAAAAATATTAGTTACTCTTTTAATTTTAATCCTACTTTCTGCCATTGGTATTGTATCTCTTATTGTTTTTGTTGATCCTAATAATTATAGAGGATTTATTTCTAATACCGTTAAAGATAAAACAGGTTATGAATTAACTATTGATGGTAATTTACGATGGCACATTTGGCCACAAGTTAGCATATTAACTGATTCAGTTAAATTATCAGATATTGATGCCAAAAAACCAATTTTAACAGCAGATAATATGCGCCTTGATGTAGAACTGTTTCCTTTATTTTCAAAAAAATTAACGGTCAAAAATGTTTTTATAAAATCCGCTATTATCAATATTACCGATGAAAGTAAAGGACAAGTTTACAAACATAAAGCTCAACAACAAACAACTACAGATGAAAATCAAACTTCCCAAACTAAGCAGCAAAAAGACTCATCAAAATGGGCATTCACTTTAAATAAACTTGAAGTGTCTGATAGCACTGTTGTTTTACAAAATAAAGACGATTTCATTAATTTTAGAAATATTAATCTTGCTATCACTCAAAAAACAGATAAAAAAATTGCCATTGATGTTAAAGGCAATATCGACCGTAACCAGCAAGATTTTTCCTATGTGGCTAATGCTGATGTCGATTTAGCTTTATTTCCAGAAAAAGCCATAATTGATTTAAAGAAATTTAATTACATTTATAAAGGGATTGACCTTTCAGCCAAAGAATTGAAAGGCAATTTGAAAGGAGTAATTGATTATTATCACAATTCAAAACAATTAATGAGTAAAGATTTATCTTTTTCTGCTAATGAAAATTATTTTTCAGGCTCTTTTAATGCAAATTTTGATAAAAAACCTTATATAGATTTAACGATAGCGAGTAATGAATTAAATTTCACACCTTTTATACAGAAAGACAAAGATAAAAAAACAAATCAAAACATTACAATACAACAAACTCCGCCCGTTGTATCTAATGTTATAAATGTCGATAATGAACTAAACTTCCTTAATAATTTTAATGCTAAAGCAAAATTAGACATTAAAAAATTAAATGTTAATAATATGATATTCAATAATATCAATGTTGCTTTAGTCAATAATGATGGAGTAGCAACAATTCAAAATATCAGTGCTGACTTCGCCAAAGGGCACATAGCTGCTACCGGTATGGCAAATGGTAAACAAAAATATACTCAAATCAAGTTAATTCCAAAAATTAGTAATATTGATCTCAATACATTCTTCAACCAGATGGAAACACCAAATGATTTAGAAGGATTATTTAATGCGAACGGAGATATAGAGCTAAGTACATTATCCGCAAATAAATTATTAGAAAGCTTAAAAGGTAACTTATCAATCAATATATCCAACGCAAAATTAAACAAAATTAATATCAATAATATTATTGAAAATGCTGCAACTAAATATATCAAAGATGTTTCATCAACTGAAAATCTGAAAAATTATACAGAATTTTCTAAAATCAGTACGACTGCCTATTTCAATAAAGGGGATCTAGAATTAACAACATTGAATGCGCTTTCACCAACCCTTGAAGTGGTTGAAGGCTCAGGCAGAGTTGGTATGATTCAAAAAGATCTCGATATTAACATGAATGTTAAAATTCTTGGTGGATGGAACGGAAAAAGCGAAACTATTGCAAAGCTACAAAAGCTAGTAATACCAATGCATATTTATGGGGAATTTTCAAAACTTCATTATCAGCTTGATTTAGGTCAAGTGATTAAAGATATTTTTAATGATAAGTTACAAGAAAGTTTAGATAAATTTCGCAATAAACTAGAGAATCGAAATTCAAAAGATGACTCGAAATCGAATTCAAAGCAAAAAGCCGTCGATATGTTAGAAAATCTATTGAGTAAATAA